A single region of the Brassica rapa cultivar Chiifu-401-42 chromosome A03, CAAS_Brap_v3.01, whole genome shotgun sequence genome encodes:
- the LOC103859381 gene encoding omega-3 fatty acid desaturase, chloroplastic, protein MANLVLSECGIRPLPRIYTTPRSTFLSNTTFKLKPSPAFRLNGFSTKNWALNVTTPLTVDSSPPTSEEHETQRFDPGGPPPFNLADIRAAIPKHCWVKNPWKSMSYVVRDVAIVFALAAGAAYLNSWLVWPLYWLAQGTMFWALFVLGHDCGHGSFSNDPRLNSVVGHLLHSSILVPYHGWRISHRTHHQNHGHVENDESWHPMSEKIFKTLDKPTRFFRFTLPLVMLAYPFYLWARSPGKKGSHYHPDSDLFLPKEKNDVLTSTACWTAMAALLVCLNFVMGPMQMLKLYGIPYWINVMWLDFVTYLHHHGHEDKLPWYRGKEWSYLRGGLTTLDRDYGVINNIHHDIGTHVIHHLFPQIPHYHLVEATEAAKPVLGKYYREPNKSGPLPLHLLGILAKSMKEDHYVSDEGDVVYYKADPNLYGEVKV, encoded by the exons ATGGCGAACTTGGTCTTATCCGAATGTGGCATAAGACCTCTCCCCAGAATCTACACCACACCCAGATCCACTTTCCTCTCCAACACCACCTTCAAACTCAAACCATCACCTGCGTTTCGTCTGAATGGGTTCTCCACTAAGAACTGGGCGTTGAATGTCACCACGCCTCTAACAGTTGACTCATCTCCTCCAACCTCAGAAGAACACGAAACGCAGAGGTTCGACCCAGGCGGGCCTCCTCCGTTCAACTTAGCTGATATCAGAGCAGCTATTCCTAAGCATTGTTGGGTGAAGAACCCATGGAAGTCTATGAGTTATGTTGTGAGAGATGTTGCCATTGTGTTTGCATTGGCTGCTGGAGCTGCTTACCTCAACAGCTGGCTTGTTTGGCCTCTCTATTGGCTTGCTCAAGGAACCATGTTCTGGGCTCTCTTTGTTCTTGGCCATGACTG TGGACATGGTAGCTTCTCAAATGATCCAAGGTTAAACAGTGTGGTTGGTCACCTTCTTCATTCCTCAATCCTGGTCCCGTACCATGGCTG GAGAATTAGCCACAGGACTCACCACCAGAACCATGGACATGTTGAGAACGATGAATCATGGCATCCT ATGTCTGAGAAAATCTTCAAGACTTTGGATAAACCAACTCGGTTCTTTAGATTTACACTGCCTCTCGTGATGCTCGCGTACCCTTTCTACTTg TGGGCACGAAGTCCGGGGAAGAAGGGTTCTCATTACCATCCGGACAGCGACTTGTTCCTCCCTAAAGAGAAGAATGATGTTCTTACTTCTACTGCTTGTTGGACTGCAATGGCTGCTTTGCTTGTCTGTCTCAACTTTGTGATGGGTCCAATGCAAATGCTCAAACTCTATGGAATTCCTTACTGG ATAAATGTAATGTGGTTGGACTTTGTGACTTACCTGCATCACCATGGTCATGAAGATAAGCTCCCTTGGTACCGTGGGAAG GAATGGAGTTACTTGAGAGGAGGACTTACAACATTGGATCGTGACTACGGAGTGATCAATAACATTCATCACGACATTGGAACTCATGTGATACATCATCTTTTCCCACAGATCCCACATTATCATCTAGTAGAAGCA ACAGAAGCAGCTAAACCAGTATTAGGGAAGTATTACAGGGAGCCTAATAAGTCTGGACCTTTGCCATTACATTTACTTGGAATCTTAGCAAAAAGCATGAAAGAAGATCATTATGTGAGCGACGAAGGAGATGTTGTATACTATAAAGCAGATCCTAATCTATATGGAGAGGTCAAAGTTTAA
- the LOC103860150 gene encoding uncharacterized protein LOC103860150, whose amino-acid sequence MVKAQVEVKGKARRGRPPKNLNVSEAPDLHRPWFQEQHLSLTPSTLIGQLSDEALLADFVSHTSLDSFTITVANGRQARQRRQQIRRSKRDKLPQQVKRRKPDDNKWELVTCSACQAIVWVGEAVVKETRNSPRMFSICCQQGRVKLPPRRQPPSPLKELLDRPSFMLQIRVANGMLSFTSMGGQIDHTVTGTPGPFAFRLHGQTHHRIGSLLPPEGNTPQFLQLYIVDTENEVTNRKKAFSKGTSSVEIDDNLIAGLIKMLDENNHLAKTFRHARDRLLSGDAVEFSITLVNQKHRGRQYDLPTAGEIGGLIIGDFNSEAAGKDIVLEYKSSKLQRISDLHPLFMSLQYPLLFPYGEYGYDERIPYDVSVNSKIKRECMTMREYYAHQIQTRPSEGMTIIKSGKLLHQYIVDTYTATEQERLRFLRLNQKQLRAELYTNVCDALESGDTDAAHLGKKVILPSSFTAGPRYMSEKYQDAMAICRFYGNPHLFITFTANPNWVELKEHLDAYGGDSPNNRPDLECRVFKLKLNEMLSDFKKGVFFPKTAAVVYTIEFQKRGLPHAHILLWFEGFKGESTAAVIDQYITAELPDKDTDREGFELVERHMVHGPCGNKRPQSPCMEKGECTKKYPKNYSNTTKIDKSGFVVYKRRAQSSSYVLKGTVELDNQYVVPHNLPLLKKYQAHINVEWCCKTSAIKYLFKYITKGVDRALLLLQEKGKSREEIEKKKQHLELDEIDRFQECRYISACEASWRLFSFHIHHNEPSVMKLTLHLPGKHRVVIDPTKRLEEVLSRDDIEKTMLTAYFEANQKYEEARELTYIQFPSRFVYHSDIKEWTPRKQGTAIGRVAYVHPAAGDLYYLRIIVNVVKGAFGFEHLATVGGTTFEEYRDACYALGLLDDDMEWHDAIVEPSYWATGRQLRRLFITILIYCEVGNPPKLWDHVWNILAEDILYMKQREFNFPGLILQDEELKQYTLMEIERLLKENDKSLADFPGMPKPNSSVLQEISNTVLRHELNYDREKEAAEHEILFSTMNEDQKSIYSSVLDSVNNKAGQLFFVYGAGGTGKTFLYKTIIAKLRSVGKVVIPVASAGIAALLLPGGRTAHSRFKLPLTLTETTMCEIKYGSMLANLISKTDLIIWDEAPMAHRQAFETLDRTLRDLQAMEDPAAADKPFGGKTVLLGGDFRQILPVITQGSRHDTVKASISKSYLWPFAQICTLTINMRLSQADKEFAKWILEVGNGTAPTVATEGRCEEEGDQVIIRDEFMLPSSGLPHQTISDAAYPNFVNNYLNRTYLTERAILAPTNASAHEINSYLLSKVPSAEKEYLSSDSVAFESTPEEDWTNNYTQEYLNSLEFQGLPTHKLCLKVGAPVMMLRNLDQYNGLCNGTRMVISRLGHRVLEAELLTGTHVGDRVLIPRIQLSPTDSIHPFTFRRRQYPIRLCYAMTINKSQGQSLKQVALYLPRPVFSHGQLYVALSRVTTPDGLKILDDSENTTRKDVVTNIVYREIFTNLRTSIHSRRGVRNLLAAIPPLSSSAAVPHVYRNLNLHPLTVHPRATFNRYHILMERCLASCNLHAHYIHGIHEYFENQNRDVGLDHIRIAAEGFYDNAIYLYGIIMLCSGEPAIGEAMLDSLQWRENKSRADNCWRRIKRSIHGITDTTSVLQDRLREQKSNHNLPPRQLAQ is encoded by the exons ATGGTGAAGGCTCAAGTTGAAGTAAAAGGCAAAGCAAGGAGAGGGAGACCTCCCAAAAACCTTAATGTTTCTGAAG CACCTGATCTACACAGACCTTGGTTTCAAGAGCAACATCTATCACTCACACCATCAACCTTGATCGGCCAACTATCAGATGAAGCTCTCTTGGCTG ATTTTGTATCACACACTTCCTTGGACTCTTTTACCATCACAGTGGCTAATGGAAGACAAGCCCGACAGAGAAGACAACAAATCCGCAGAAGTAAACGTGACAAGTTACCACAGCAAG TAAAGAGACGAAAACCAGATGATAATAAGTGGGAATTAGTAACATGCTCTGCTTGTCAAGCTATTGTCTGGGTTGGTGAAGCTGTTGTGAAGGAGACACGAAATTCCCCCAGAATGTTTAGCATATGCTGTCAGCAAGGACGTGTTAAGCTACCACCTAGGCGTCAGCCACCATCGCCACTTAAAGAACTTCTTGATAGACCCAGTTTTATGCTACAGATCCGAGTGGCTAATGGAATGTTATCATTCACATCAATGGGTGGTCAGATTGATCACACTGTGACAGGCACTCCTGGTCCCTTTGCATTTAGGCTCCATGGACAAACCCACCACAGGATTGGCTCTCTTCTCCCACCCGAAGGCAACACTCCACAGTTTCTGCAGTTGTATATAGTGGACACAGAGAATGAGGTAACAAACAGGAAGAAGGCTTTCAGCAAAGGTACATCTTCTGTGGAGATTGATGACAATTTGATAGCTGGTTTAATCAAGATGCTGGATGAGAATAATCACCTAGCCAAAACTTTCCGGCATGCAAGGGATCGTCTATTATCTGGTGATGCAGTTGAGTTCAGTATCACTTTAGTTAATCAGAAGCATAGAGGAAGGCAATATGACTTGCCAACTGCTGGAGAGATTGGTGGCCTAATAATTGGTGATTTCAATTCAGAAGCTGCAGGTAAAGACATTGTGCTTGAGTACAAATCATCAAAGCTCCAGAGGATAAGTGATTTACATCCTCTATTCATGAGCCTTCAGTACCCATTACTCTTTCCATACGGAGAGTACGGTTATGACGAGAGAATTCCCTATGATGTGTCTGTAAActctaaaataaaaagagaatgtATGACTATGAGAGAGTACTACGCTCACCAGATCCAAACGAGGCCATCTGAGGGTATGACTATCATCAAGTCAGGAAAGCTACTGCACCAGTATATTGTCGATACTTACACTGCAACAGAACAGGAGAGGCTTCGATTTCTCAGACTTAACCAGAAACAACTCCGGGCTGAGTTATATACAAACGTCTGCGACGCCTTAGAAAGTGGAGATACGGATGCTGCCCACCTAGGGAAAAAAGTCATATTGCCTTCTTCATTCACTGCAGGACCACGCTACATGTCTGAGAAATATCAAGATGCCATGGCTATCTGTCGTTTTTATGGTAACCCCCACCTTTTCATCACATTCACAGCTAACCCAAATTGGGTTGAACTGAAAGAACACCTAGACGCCTATGGAGGCGATTCACCCAACAACAGACCAGACCTTGAGTGCAGAGTTTTTAAGCTCAAGTTAAACGAGATGCTGTCTGACTTTAAGAAAGGGGTTTTTTTCCCAAAAACGGCTGCAG TTGTATACACAATTGAGTTCCAGAAACGGGGACTCCCACACGCCCATATTCTTCTGTGGTTCGAAGGTTTTAAAGGAGAATCCACTGCTGCAGTTATTGATCAGTACATAACAGCTGAACTACCTGACAAAGACACAGACAGAGAGGGTTTCGAGTTGGTTGAGAGGCACATGGTTCACGGGCCATGTGGAAACAAACGCCCTCAATCACCCTGCATGGAGAAAGGAGAGTGCACAAAGAAGTACCCGAAAAACTACTCAAACACCACAAAGATTGACAAGTCTGGCTTTGTTGTTTACAAAAGACGAGCTCAGAGTAGCTCATACGTTCTGAAAGGAACAGTAGAGCTAGACAATCAATACGTCGTGCCACATAACCTCCCCCTCCTTAAAAAATATCAAGCACACATCAATGTAGAGTGGTGCTGCAAGACCAGCGCTATCAAATATCTCTTCAAATACATAACAAAGGGTGTAGACCGAGCACTGCTACTGCTTCAGGAAAAGGGGAAGAGCAGAGAAGAAATCGAGAAAAAGAAACAGCATCTTGAGCTTGATGAGATAGATCGATTTCAGGAGTGCCGGTATATTTCAGCTTGTGAAGCCTCATGGCGTCTGTTTTCTTTCCACATCCACCACAACGAGCCTTCAGTGATGAAACTCACACTTCACCTTCCAGGAAAGCACAGAGTTGTCATTGATCCAACTAAGAGATTAGAAGAAGTTCTCTCAAGGGATGATATCGAGAAAACAATGCTCACTGCGTATTTTGAGGCAAACCAGAAATATGAAGAGGCCAGAGAACTTACGTACATTCAGTTTCCATCTCGGTTTGTGTACCACAGTGACATAAAAGAATGGACACCAAGAAAGCAGGGCACAGCAATAGGACGAGTCGCCTATGTTCATCCAGCTGCAGGCGACTTATACTACCTTAGAATCATCGTCAACGTTGTTAAAGGGGCCTTTGGTTTTGAGCACCTCGCCACTGTAGGAGGTACAACGTTTGAGGAGTATCGGGATGCATGCTATGCGCTAGGTTTATTGGACGACGATATGGAATGGCATGATGCTATAGTTGAACCATCCTACTGGGCAACAGGTCGTCAGCTAAGGAGGTTATTCATCACTATCTTGATCTACTGTGAAGTTGGAAACCCTCCGAAGCTTTGGGATCACGTGTGGAACATATTGGCTGAAGATATCTTATATATGAAACAGAGAGAATTCAACTTTCCGGGCTTGATTCTACAGGATGAGGAGCTGAAACAGTATACACTAATGGAGATTGAAAGACTCCTAAAAGAGAATGATAAATCTCTAGCTGATTTCCCCGGTATGCCAAAGCCAAACAGCAGTGTTCTTCAGGAAATATCAAACACGGTCCTGCGGCATGAGCTAAACTATGACCGTGAGAAAGAAGCAGCAGAGCATGAGATACTTTTTAGCACCATGAATGAGGACCAAAAAAGCATTTACAGCTCGGTCCTTGATTCTGTCAACAACAAAGCTGGCCAGTTGTTCTTTGTTTATGGCGCTGGAGGGACCGGGAAGACTTTCTTATACAAAACAATCATTGCAAAACTCCGATCAGTTGGTAAAGTTGTCATACCTGTGGCATCAGCTGGGATTGCAGCATTGTTATTACCAGGAGGAAGAACAGCCCACTCTCGCTTCAAACTCCCTCTCACTTTGACGGAGACAACAATGTGTGAGATTAAATATGGTTCTATGTTGGCAAATCTGATTTCCAAAACAGACTTGATCATATGGGACGAGGCTCCTATGGCTCACCGTCAGGCTTTTGAAACGCTGGACCGCACACTTAGAGACCTACAAGCTATGGAGGATCCAGCAGCTGCTGATAAACCTTTTGGTGGAAAGACCGTGCTTCTGGGGGGTGATTTCAGACAGATTTTGCCTGTGATAACTCAGGGTTCTAGGCATGACACAGTCAAGGCTTCAATCAGTAAGTCATACCTATGGCCCTTTGCACAGATCTGCACTTTAACCATCAACATGAGACTGAGCCAAGCTGACAAAGAATTTGCGAAGTGGATACTAGAAGTTGGTAATGGAACAGCGCCAACTGTGGCAACAGAGGGTAGATGTGAAGAGGAAGGTGACCAGGTTATAATACGAGATGAATTCATGCTTCCAAGCTCTGGTCTTCCGCATCAGACGATCTCAGATGCTGCTTACCCAAACTTCGTTAATAACTACTTAAACAGAACCTACTTAACAGAGAGAGCTATCTTAGCACCAACAAATGCCAGTGCCCACGAGATCAACTCCTACCTTCTATCTAAGGTTCCATCGGCAGAGAAAGAGTATTTAAGTTCTGATAGTGTTGCTTTTGAGAGCACACCAGAGGAGGACTGGACAAATAATTACACTCAAGAATACTTAAACTCGCTGGAGTTTCAAGGTTTGCCAACCCATAAACTATGTCTGAAAGTTGGGGCTCCTGTGATGATGTTACGCAATCTCGACCAGTATAATGGGCTATGCAATGGAACACGGATGGTTATTTCACGGCTGGGGCACAGAGTTCTAGAAGCTGAGCTTTTAACAGGGACTCATGTTGGAGATAGAGTTTTGATCCCAAGGATACAGTTGTCCCCAACAGACAGTATACATCCGTTTACTTTCCGCAGAAGGCAATACCCAATCAGACTGTGTTATGCGATGACTATAAATAAGAGTCAAGGACAGAGTCTAAAACAGGTTGCACTCTACCTTCCAAGACCAGTATTTAGTCATGGCCAGTTGTACGTTGCGCTCTCACGAGTCACGACTCCAGATGGATTGAAGATACTTGATGACAGTGAGAACACGACAAGGAAAGACGTTGTTACTAATATTGTCTACAGAGAAATATTCACTAATCTCAGAACAA GTATACACAGCAGGAGGGGAGTCCGCAATCTCCTGGCCGCCATCCCTCCTCTATCCAGCTCTGCCGCTGTTCCTCATGTCTACAGGAACCTCAATCTCCACCCGCTAACCGTTCATCCACGAGCCACGTTCAACAGATATCACATACTTATGGAACGGTGCCTCGCCAGCTGTAACTTGCATGCTCACTACATACATGGAATACATGAATATTTCGAGAACCAGAACAGGGACGTGGGCTTGGACCATATACGCATTGCAGCTGAGGGTTTTTACGATAACGCTATTTATCTTTACGGTATAATTATGTTATGTAGTGGAGAGCCAGCGATCGGAGAAGCAATGCTAGACTCGCTTCAATGGAGAGAGAACAAATCAAGAGCTGACAACTGCTGGAGAAGGATCAAAAGATCAATCCATGGCATAACAGACACAACTTCAGTCTTACAGGACCGCTTACGTGAACAAAAGAGCAACCATAACTTGCCACCTAGACAACTTGCGCAATAG
- the LOC103859382 gene encoding PHD finger protein ALFIN-LIKE 2, giving the protein MAAVSSNPRTVEEIFKDYSARRSALLRALTKDVDDFYSQCDPEKENLCLYGHPNESWEVNLPAEEVPPELPEPALGINFARDGMQRKDWLSLVAVHSDCWLLSVSFYFGARLNRNERKRLFSLINDLPTLFDVVTGRKPIKDNKPSSDSGSKSRNGTKRSIEGQTKSPTPRLMEESYEDEDEEEDEHGDTLCGICGGNYTQDEFWICCDVCERWYHGKCVKITPAKADSIKQYKCPPCCAKKGRQ; this is encoded by the exons ATGGCCGCCGTCTCCTCTAACCCCCGCACCGTCGAAGAGATCTTCAAAGATTACAGCGCTCGTCGCTCCGCTCTCCTCCGGGCTCTAACTAAAG atgTTGATGATTTCTACTCTCAATGCGATCCGG AGAAGGAGAATTTGTGTTTGTATGGACATCCGAATGAGTCGTGGGAAGTGAATCTACCGGCGGAGGAGGTTCCTCCGGAGCTTCCTGAGCCTGCGCTTGGTATCAATTTCGCTAGAGATGGTATGCAGAGGAAGGATTGGCTCTCGCTTGTTGCTGTCCATAGTGATTGTTGGTTGCTCTCTGTTTCTTTCTATTTTGGTGCTCGCCTTAACCGCAACGAGAG GAAGCGGTTGTTCAGTCTGATCAACGATCTCCCAACTCTCTTCGATGTAGTGACTGGAAGAAAACCCATCAAAGACAACAAGCCAAGCTCAGATTCTGGAAGCAAATCCAGAAACGGCACTAAG AGATCAATAGAAGGGCAGACAAAGAGTCCAACACCAAGACTGATGGAAGAGAGCTACGAggatgaggatgaagaagaagacgagcATGGAGACACTCTCTGTGGTATCTGTGGAGGCAACTATACACAAGATGAGTTCTGGATTTGCTGTGATGTTTGTGAACGTTGGTATCATGGAAAATGCGTGAAGATCACTCCTGCCAAAGCAGACAGCATCAAGCAGTATAAATGCCCTCCTTGCTGTGCAAAGAAAGGAAgacagtga